A part of Verrucomicrobiota bacterium genomic DNA contains:
- a CDS encoding aldehyde dehydrogenase family protein, whose product MWAALANGGKTLAESDPEVSEAVDFVEFYRASAREFFELGGVTERGATSWAPGFSPVSGPETKWPAASAASPRVKAMETAAPVDRPANTAPKPGAEERIHAAGRGVVVVVPPWNFPIAIPGGGVAAALAAGNTVILKPASDTVLIAWELCQCFWRAGVSRRVLQFAPCPGSGAGARLVTHPDVDAVILTGGTDTALRMLNARPDLRLFAETGGKNATIITALSDRELAIKHLVHSAFSHSGQKCSATSLLLLEAEVYEDAAFKRMLCDAVKSLHVGSAWDLPTRVGPLIRPPGGDLEAALKTLEPGESWAVLPRQVGDNPHLWSPGVKWGVQPGSVTHLTEFFGPVLGVMRFERLHEAIALVNQTGYGLTSGLASLDDREQAEWLAGIRAGNLYINRPTTGAVVLRQPFGGMGKSVFGAGMKAGGPNYVAQFMQFTESDEPDSPDTSDSRDKSTGPLLPGFIEILRHLAPDAAPAPDVRRTLAAVRSYARNFRGEFSHAHDHFRLLGQDNFRRYLPVREVRVRVGAADTFFENAARLAAARIAGCRITASHALPFTSASVQLLHELTEEWAGGIEFIEESDAQLAAAVRTRQADRIRFAAEDRVPRVVRDAAAETGLFLADAPVVSEGRVELLWYLREQSISHDYHRYGNLGARGCDSRREPA is encoded by the coding sequence TTCGTGGAGTTCTACCGCGCCAGCGCGCGGGAGTTTTTCGAATTGGGGGGCGTCACCGAACGAGGCGCCACCTCATGGGCACCGGGCTTCAGCCCGGTGAGCGGGCCTGAAACGAAATGGCCAGCCGCGTCAGCGGCTTCCCCTCGGGTCAAAGCCATGGAAACGGCTGCACCCGTTGACCGGCCGGCCAACACCGCGCCGAAGCCGGGGGCTGAAGAGAGGATTCACGCAGCCGGCCGCGGCGTCGTGGTCGTCGTGCCGCCGTGGAATTTTCCCATCGCGATTCCCGGCGGCGGCGTCGCGGCGGCGCTCGCGGCGGGGAACACGGTCATCCTCAAGCCCGCGTCGGACACCGTGCTCATCGCGTGGGAGTTGTGCCAGTGCTTCTGGCGCGCGGGCGTGTCGCGGCGCGTATTGCAGTTCGCACCGTGTCCCGGCAGCGGCGCGGGCGCGCGACTCGTCACGCATCCGGACGTGGATGCCGTCATCCTCACCGGCGGCACGGACACTGCGCTGCGCATGTTGAACGCGCGCCCCGACCTGCGGCTCTTCGCCGAGACGGGCGGCAAGAATGCGACCATCATCACCGCGCTTTCCGACCGCGAGCTTGCGATCAAGCACCTCGTCCACAGCGCGTTCAGCCACAGCGGGCAGAAGTGTTCCGCCACCTCGCTGCTGCTGCTCGAGGCGGAAGTTTACGAGGATGCCGCGTTCAAGCGCATGCTCTGCGACGCCGTGAAGAGCCTCCACGTCGGCAGCGCGTGGGACTTGCCCACGCGCGTCGGTCCGCTCATTCGCCCGCCGGGCGGTGACTTGGAAGCGGCGCTCAAGACGCTCGAGCCCGGCGAATCGTGGGCCGTGCTGCCGCGACAGGTCGGCGACAACCCGCACTTGTGGTCGCCCGGCGTGAAATGGGGCGTGCAGCCCGGAAGTGTCACGCACCTCACGGAGTTCTTCGGGCCGGTGCTCGGCGTGATGCGCTTCGAGCGGTTGCACGAGGCCATCGCGCTCGTGAACCAGACCGGCTACGGGCTCACGAGCGGCCTCGCGAGCCTCGACGACCGCGAGCAAGCCGAGTGGCTCGCGGGCATCCGCGCGGGCAACCTCTACATCAACCGCCCGACGACCGGAGCGGTGGTGCTGCGCCAGCCGTTCGGCGGGATGGGCAAGTCCGTCTTCGGCGCGGGCATGAAGGCGGGCGGGCCGAACTACGTGGCGCAGTTCATGCAGTTCACGGAGTCCGACGAGCCAGACTCGCCGGACACGTCCGACTCGCGAGACAAATCCACCGGCCCGTTGCTGCCTGGCTTCATCGAAATCCTGCGCCACCTCGCGCCCGACGCCGCGCCCGCGCCGGACGTCCGTCGCACGCTCGCCGCGGTGCGGAGCTACGCGCGGAACTTCCGCGGAGAGTTCAGCCACGCGCACGACCACTTCCGCCTGCTCGGACAGGACAACTTCCGCCGCTACCTGCCCGTGCGCGAGGTGCGCGTGCGGGTCGGCGCGGCGGACACTTTCTTCGAGAACGCCGCGCGCCTCGCCGCGGCACGCATCGCGGGGTGCCGCATCACCGCGAGCCACGCGCTGCCTTTCACGTCGGCGTCGGTGCAGTTGCTCCACGAGTTGACCGAGGAATGGGCTGGAGGCATCGAGTTTATCGAGGAGTCGGATGCTCAACTCGCCGCTGCGGTCCGCACACGACAGGCAGACCGCATCCGCTTCGCCGCCGAGGACCGCGTGCCGCGCGTCGTGCGCGACGCCGCGGCGGAAACCGGTCTGTTCCTGGCCGACGCGCCCGTGGTGTCCGAGGGCCGCGTGGAACTGCTCTGGTATCTGCGCGAGCAAAGCATCAGCCACGACTACCACCGCTACGGCAACCTCGGCGCGCGCGGCTGCGATTCGCGCCGCGAACCGGCGTGA
- a CDS encoding mandelate racemase/muconate lactonizing enzyme family protein: MNITRIAVYQVDLPLHEGSYKWSGGKSVTVFDSTVVAVETDSGLTGWGEVCPLGPAYLAAYAAGVRAGLAELAPQLLGENPLELTKLARRMDAVLKGHPYVKSAVDMACWDILGQATGLPVCVLLGGRFGEDFHLYRAISQDTPDAMAKRVAGYRAEGYGRFQLKVGGDPDVDIERIRAVRAVLATGERLVADANTGWTQHEAIRVCRAVRDVDIYIEQPCLTYEECLAVRRATDHPFVLDEVVDDIGMLVRGKSDFAMDVVNLKISKFGGLTKTRQARDLCVSLGLAMTIEDTWGGDIVTAAIAHLAHSTPAGFLFTSTDFNSYVTKSIAAGAPRRTHGRLAAGTAPGLGIQPRMDVLGKPVAAYE, encoded by the coding sequence ATGAACATCACCCGCATCGCCGTGTATCAGGTGGACCTCCCGCTGCACGAGGGCAGCTACAAGTGGAGCGGCGGCAAATCCGTCACGGTGTTCGACAGCACCGTCGTCGCGGTCGAAACGGACTCGGGCCTCACCGGTTGGGGCGAGGTGTGTCCGCTCGGCCCGGCGTATCTTGCAGCTTACGCGGCCGGTGTGCGCGCAGGACTCGCGGAACTCGCTCCGCAGTTGCTCGGCGAGAATCCGCTCGAACTCACCAAGCTCGCGCGCCGCATGGACGCGGTCTTGAAAGGCCATCCCTACGTGAAGTCCGCCGTGGACATGGCGTGCTGGGACATCCTCGGCCAGGCCACGGGCCTGCCTGTGTGTGTGTTGCTGGGCGGGCGTTTCGGCGAGGACTTCCATCTCTACCGCGCCATTTCACAGGACACTCCCGATGCGATGGCGAAACGCGTCGCAGGCTATCGCGCAGAGGGCTACGGCCGATTCCAACTCAAGGTCGGTGGCGACCCGGACGTGGACATTGAACGAATCCGCGCCGTGCGCGCGGTGCTCGCGACCGGCGAACGACTCGTGGCCGACGCAAACACGGGCTGGACCCAGCACGAAGCCATCCGCGTCTGCCGCGCCGTGCGCGACGTGGACATTTACATCGAGCAACCCTGCCTCACCTATGAGGAGTGCCTCGCCGTGCGCCGGGCGACGGACCACCCCTTCGTACTCGACGAAGTCGTGGATGATATCGGCATGCTCGTGCGCGGGAAATCCGACTTCGCGATGGACGTGGTCAATCTGAAGATCAGCAAATTCGGCGGCCTCACCAAGACCCGGCAGGCCCGCGACCTCTGCGTCTCGCTCGGCCTCGCGATGACCATTGAGGACACCTGGGGCGGCGACATCGTGACCGCCGCCATCGCGCACCTCGCGCACAGCACGCCGGCCGGGTTCCTCTTCACCAGCACCGACTTCAACAGCTACGTGACCAAGTCCATCGCCGCCGGCGCGCCCCGGCGCACACACGGCCGCCTCGCTGCAGGCACCGCGCCCGGCCTCGGCATCCAGCCGCGGATGGATGTGTTGGGCAAGCCTGTCGCCGCATACGAGTGA
- a CDS encoding GxxExxY protein, with translation MKDRVFQLCDQVREAAYSIHRYLGPGHLEKVYGNALVHRLRSPGLDVKQQHPLTVRDEGGTVIGELFADLFIEGQRIVGLKAARAFCDEHVAQLLGHLRASRTEHRAPVNFDAPKFAIKKFVVSESPPAAGTSFRSVFTPCFASLCVLCGPSLR, from the coding sequence ATGAAAGACCGCGTGTTCCAATTGTGCGACCAAGTGCGGGAAGCCGCCTATTCGATTCACCGTTACCTCGGACCGGGGCACTTGGAGAAAGTCTACGGGAATGCGCTTGTGCATCGACTGCGAAGCCCCGGCCTTGACGTCAAGCAGCAACATCCGCTTACAGTGCGCGATGAAGGCGGCACGGTCATCGGTGAGTTGTTTGCCGACCTTTTCATCGAAGGACAACGGATCGTGGGACTCAAAGCTGCGCGCGCGTTCTGTGACGAACATGTCGCGCAACTTCTCGGTCACCTTCGCGCGTCGCGGACCGAACACCGCGCGCCCGTCAACTTCGACGCGCCGAAGTTCGCGATAAAGAAGTTCGTGGTGTCAGAGTCTCCGCCGGCGGCAGGAACTTCATTCCGCTCCGTCTTCACGCCATGTTTTGCGTCGCTTTGCGTTCTTTGCGGCCCATCCCTCCGATGA
- a CDS encoding hydroxyproline-2-epimerase — translation MQRVQVIDSHTGGEPTRVVLAGGPDLGDGSVADKRRVFREQHDKFRSAVVNEPRGSDVLVGAMLVEPADPSCACGVIFFNNVGVLGMCGHGTIGLIVTLAHLGRIQPGEHRIDTPVGVVSATLHDDGSVSVANVPSWRRAKAAVVDVPGVGNITGDVAWGGNWFFLVENHPCAIELNNVGQLTDVTWRIRQAVNGQGFPEVDHVELFGPPQAGGHSRNFVLCPGKAYDRSPCGTGTSAKLACLAADGKLAEGEAWVQESVLGTRLTGRYHWLDRAKGEVLPVITGNASVNSEATLLLDERDFFCWGIR, via the coding sequence ATGCAGCGCGTCCAGGTCATTGACTCGCACACCGGCGGGGAACCGACGCGCGTCGTCCTCGCCGGCGGCCCGGACCTCGGCGACGGCAGCGTCGCAGACAAACGCCGCGTTTTCCGCGAGCAGCACGACAAGTTCCGCTCCGCCGTGGTGAACGAGCCGCGCGGTTCGGACGTGCTCGTCGGCGCGATGCTCGTCGAACCCGCGGACCCTTCGTGCGCGTGCGGTGTCATCTTTTTCAACAACGTCGGCGTCCTCGGCATGTGCGGTCACGGCACCATCGGGCTCATCGTCACACTCGCGCACCTCGGTCGCATCCAGCCCGGTGAGCATCGCATCGACACGCCCGTCGGCGTGGTGTCGGCGACGTTGCACGACGACGGCTCGGTGTCCGTCGCGAACGTGCCGAGCTGGCGGCGGGCAAAAGCCGCGGTCGTGGACGTGCCGGGCGTCGGCAACATCACCGGCGACGTCGCGTGGGGCGGGAACTGGTTCTTCCTCGTCGAGAATCATCCGTGTGCGATCGAGTTGAACAACGTCGGGCAGCTCACGGACGTGACGTGGCGCATCCGGCAGGCGGTGAATGGCCAGGGCTTCCCCGAGGTGGATCACGTCGAACTCTTCGGGCCGCCGCAGGCTGGCGGGCACTCGCGCAATTTCGTGTTGTGCCCCGGCAAGGCCTACGACCGTTCACCGTGCGGCACCGGCACGAGCGCCAAGCTCGCGTGCCTCGCCGCGGACGGCAAGCTGGCTGAAGGCGAGGCGTGGGTGCAGGAGAGCGTGCTCGGCACCAGGCTTACCGGACGTTATCATTGGCTCGACCGCGCGAAGGGCGAGGTGCTGCCGGTCATCACCGGCAACGCGAGCGTCAACAGCGAGGCCACGCTGCTGCTCGATGAACGCGATTTTTTTTGCTGGGGAATCCGCTGA
- a CDS encoding trypsin-like peptidase domain-containing protein: MKSAWSRDRSSSFLAWVAWVAFTATAAAQSPGVPVVKEGHGPPPETLEAAKKLREAGKLLAMEVVREQLKRTNCDLILPKPGTRKLAAPEVWDRARKAHWRVGFYYLCPRCDNWHLNLAGAYAISASGAIATCYHVAEPKDMREGYLIAATDGGTVMPVIEVLAADKFTDTAILRIAPGEQFAPLPLNTNVRPGEEAFCYSDPAGHPAYFSRGIVNRFYQHWHGENAKEKFPQRMNVSTDWAPGSSGAAVLDEFGNAIGHVSEISAHGNTPPAGAKDAKTGATNTYIVFHNAVRAADVLALVRPLKK; this comes from the coding sequence ATGAAATCAGCATGGTCCCGTGACCGTTCGTCATCATTCCTCGCGTGGGTCGCGTGGGTCGCATTCACCGCGACCGCCGCCGCCCAGTCCCCCGGTGTGCCCGTCGTCAAGGAAGGCCATGGCCCGCCGCCCGAGACACTCGAAGCCGCGAAGAAACTGCGCGAGGCGGGCAAGCTCCTCGCCATGGAAGTTGTGCGCGAGCAACTCAAGCGCACGAACTGCGACCTCATCCTGCCCAAGCCCGGCACGCGCAAGCTCGCTGCCCCGGAGGTTTGGGACCGCGCGCGCAAGGCCCACTGGCGCGTCGGCTTCTATTACCTCTGCCCGCGCTGCGACAACTGGCACCTGAACCTCGCGGGCGCCTACGCCATTTCCGCGAGCGGCGCCATCGCGACCTGTTACCACGTCGCCGAGCCCAAGGACATGCGGGAGGGCTATCTCATCGCCGCGACCGATGGCGGCACGGTGATGCCCGTGATCGAAGTGCTGGCCGCGGACAAGTTCACCGACACGGCCATCCTGCGCATCGCGCCGGGCGAGCAATTCGCGCCGCTGCCGCTCAACACCAACGTGCGACCGGGCGAGGAGGCCTTCTGCTACAGCGATCCCGCGGGACACCCGGCGTATTTCAGCCGCGGTATCGTGAACCGTTTCTACCAGCACTGGCACGGCGAGAACGCGAAGGAGAAATTCCCGCAGCGCATGAACGTCTCCACCGATTGGGCGCCCGGCTCCAGCGGCGCCGCGGTCCTCGATGAATTTGGCAACGCCATCGGCCACGTCTCCGAAATCTCCGCGCACGGCAACACACCGCCTGCGGGCGCGAAGGACGCCAAGACCGGCGCGACCAACACTTACATCGTCTTCCACAACGCCGTCCGCGCCGCCGACGTCCTCGCGCTCGTGCGGCCGCTCAAGAAGTAG
- a CDS encoding peptide MFS transporter, producing the protein MGVTTEPSVPHPRGLYTLFFTEMWERLSYYGMRALLVLFMVDQVQKGGLGMTDKTATAIYGLYTAGVYLAALPGGWIADRLLGAQRAVWIGGMFIAAGHFSLAVPSVAAFFLGLVLLVVGTGLLKPNISTLVGSLYPEGGARRDAGFTIYYMGINLGAAIGPLVCGALGEKLNWHYGFTAAGVGMVFGLIQFRLTRHHLGDAGLHPPHGGDRQKRDWAIVAVALGALAAVVGLALAGVVQINPEWLAKRTTVVIVAIAVLYFAGVFAFGGLDTAEKKRVGVIAILFLSAAMFWSGFEQAGSSLNLFASRQTDRMLDLIKFEVPSTWFQSLNAIFIIVLAPVAAAMWVALARRGRDPSLASKMAYGLILLGAGFLVLAVGAKRALAGGPVWPSWLVITYLLHTVGELCLSPVGLSSVTKLAPPRLVGQMMGVWFLAASLGNLLGGLIAGEVTGENASEMPGIFLQIVGTAGGTGLVLLIFSKPIRNLMPGVK; encoded by the coding sequence ATGGGCGTGACCACCGAACCATCCGTCCCGCACCCTCGCGGGCTCTACACGCTCTTCTTCACCGAAATGTGGGAGCGGCTCAGTTACTACGGCATGCGGGCGCTGCTCGTGCTGTTCATGGTGGACCAGGTGCAGAAGGGCGGGCTGGGGATGACGGACAAGACGGCGACGGCGATTTACGGGCTCTACACCGCCGGCGTGTATCTCGCGGCGCTGCCGGGCGGCTGGATCGCAGACCGCCTGCTGGGCGCGCAGCGCGCGGTGTGGATCGGCGGCATGTTCATCGCGGCGGGGCACTTCTCGCTCGCGGTGCCGAGCGTTGCGGCGTTCTTCCTCGGGCTCGTGCTGCTCGTCGTGGGCACGGGGCTGCTCAAGCCCAACATCAGCACGCTCGTCGGCAGCCTGTATCCCGAGGGCGGGGCGCGGCGCGACGCGGGCTTCACGATCTACTACATGGGCATCAACCTCGGCGCGGCCATCGGCCCGCTCGTGTGCGGCGCGCTCGGCGAGAAACTCAACTGGCACTACGGCTTCACCGCGGCAGGCGTCGGCATGGTCTTCGGTCTCATTCAATTCCGGCTCACGCGTCATCACCTCGGCGACGCCGGACTCCACCCGCCCCATGGCGGTGACAGGCAGAAACGCGACTGGGCGATCGTCGCCGTCGCGCTCGGGGCGCTGGCAGCCGTGGTCGGACTCGCGCTCGCGGGCGTGGTTCAGATCAACCCGGAGTGGCTCGCGAAACGCACCACGGTGGTGATCGTGGCGATCGCCGTGCTTTACTTCGCGGGCGTCTTTGCGTTCGGCGGACTCGACACGGCGGAGAAGAAACGCGTCGGCGTCATCGCGATCCTGTTCCTCTCGGCGGCGATGTTCTGGTCGGGCTTCGAACAGGCGGGCTCGTCGCTCAACCTCTTCGCAAGCCGGCAGACGGACCGGATGCTTGACTTGATCAAGTTCGAAGTGCCGTCGACCTGGTTCCAGTCACTGAACGCGATCTTCATCATCGTGCTCGCGCCGGTCGCGGCGGCGATGTGGGTCGCGCTTGCGCGGCGCGGCCGCGATCCCTCGCTCGCGAGCAAGATGGCCTACGGGCTGATCCTGCTGGGCGCGGGCTTCCTGGTGCTCGCGGTCGGCGCGAAGCGCGCGCTCGCCGGCGGCCCCGTGTGGCCGTCGTGGCTCGTCATCACGTATTTGCTGCACACGGTCGGCGAGTTGTGCCTGAGCCCCGTGGGCCTGAGCTCGGTGACGAAGCTCGCGCCGCCGCGGCTCGTCGGGCAGATGATGGGCGTGTGGTTTCTCGCGGCGTCGCTCGGCAACCTGCTCGGCGGCCTCATCGCCGGCGAGGTCACCGGCGAGAACGCCTCCGAGATGCCGGGCATCTTCCTGCAGATCGTGGGAACCGCCGGCGGCACGGGACTGGTGCTGCTGATTTTCTCGAAGCCCATCCGGAACCTCATGCCGGGCGTGAAATGA
- a CDS encoding dihydrodipicolinate synthase family protein produces the protein MPPLWAGVFPAVTTQLKRDESLDLPATARHFEALIESGVSGLIVCGSLGENQTLAPDEKRAVVRCAVRSARGRVPVLSGVAESSTAAAIRYVRDAAKLGASGVMLMPPMSYKGDPRESTAYLRAVARGGGLPIMIYNNPISYANDITPALFAELADEDRFVAIKESSGDTRRITEIRNAVGDRYALFTGVDDLVLEASILGIDGWVAGTGIAFPRENQRLWDLTRAGRWDEARALYRWFQPLLKLDTHVHFVQYIKLCEQETGLGREWVRAPRLTIAGEERKAVLKIIRDGIKERPKLAQSP, from the coding sequence ATGCCTCCCCTCTGGGCCGGAGTCTTTCCCGCCGTCACCACGCAATTGAAGCGCGACGAATCGCTCGACCTGCCCGCCACCGCGCGCCACTTCGAGGCGCTGATCGAGAGCGGCGTGAGCGGGCTCATCGTCTGCGGCTCGCTCGGCGAGAACCAGACGCTCGCGCCCGACGAGAAGCGCGCCGTGGTGCGCTGCGCCGTGCGGAGCGCGCGCGGCCGCGTGCCGGTGTTGAGCGGCGTGGCGGAGTCGAGCACCGCAGCGGCCATCCGCTACGTGCGCGACGCGGCGAAGCTCGGCGCGAGCGGCGTGATGCTCATGCCGCCGATGAGTTACAAGGGCGACCCGCGCGAAAGCACGGCTTACCTGCGCGCGGTCGCGCGCGGCGGCGGCTTGCCGATCATGATTTACAACAACCCCATCAGCTACGCGAACGACATCACGCCCGCGCTGTTTGCCGAGCTTGCGGACGAGGATCGCTTCGTCGCCATCAAGGAAAGCTCGGGCGACACGCGGCGCATCACGGAGATTCGCAACGCCGTCGGCGACCGCTACGCGCTCTTCACCGGCGTGGACGACCTTGTGCTGGAGGCGAGCATCCTCGGCATTGACGGCTGGGTGGCGGGCACGGGCATCGCATTCCCGCGCGAGAACCAGCGGCTGTGGGACCTCACACGCGCGGGCCGCTGGGACGAGGCGCGCGCGCTGTATCGCTGGTTCCAGCCGCTGCTCAAGCTCGATACGCATGTGCACTTCGTGCAATACATCAAGCTGTGCGAACAGGAGACCGGCCTCGGCCGCGAGTGGGTCCGCGCGCCGCGCCTGACCATCGCCGGCGAGGAACGGAAGGCGGTGTTGAAGATCATTCGCGATGGGATCAAGGAGCGGCCAAAGCTGGCGCAATCGCCCTGA
- a CDS encoding S9 family peptidase has translation MNSTAKLWGQGARRHEAGALNPCRGAARSLVASALLVLALLATSATAQDRLKTMPGYDRFTKMSREGADAVKPGTLSVTWLDGGKAFQYSKDGKRWRFDIAEGKAAEADASKTAPAAKSPPGDGAGRRFSGGGNRPGRGRQYTSAISPDGKLKAFYRDHNLWLSDTNGANERALTTEGSAARRLKFGTASWVYGEELDQLTAMWWSPDGRRVAFYRFDESQVRDFFLTLSHTRINTALDSEPYVKAGATNPVVDILIHDLDSKRTITVDARDGRPFDNGVVGHYLYGVSWTQDGRELLFHRTNRRQNIMEFTAADPATGKCRVVVREEWPASWTENSPAIRWLKDGKRFIWTSERTGWKNFELRHLDGRLLAALTKHEFEVATIVRLDEDANTLHYMARSSDNHMKFQLHRVALDGTGERRLTDPAWHHTVDLAPDARHFVDTIQRHDTPPSTRLVDADGKVLAELAKSDTTKFDKLGLKRVELLTFKAAEGTNDLHGLLHFPSNFDPAKKYPLLVSVYAGPATSAARETFATPNTLTEFGFLVASFDSRSANGRGKRFLDAIYQKLGLVEVDDQAAGVKSLWSRPYVNRGRVGMFGTSYGGTVSATALLRHPDVFHAACSSSAVTDYRNYDSIYAERYMWIPQEAKAAYDAASIMTYAPNLKGRLMLFYGTADNNVHPSNTLQLVQALQRAGKSFDLQIGPDIGHAGLNRDRMMEFFIENLVMR, from the coding sequence ATGAATTCAACTGCGAAACTGTGGGGGCAGGGTGCCCGCCGTCACGAGGCCGGAGCGCTCAACCCGTGTCGTGGTGCCGCACGGAGTCTCGTGGCGAGCGCCTTGCTCGTTCTCGCGCTGCTTGCGACCTCCGCGACGGCACAGGACCGGCTCAAGACGATGCCGGGTTACGACCGGTTCACGAAGATGAGCCGCGAGGGCGCAGATGCGGTGAAGCCCGGCACGCTGTCCGTGACGTGGCTCGACGGCGGCAAGGCGTTCCAATACTCGAAGGACGGCAAGCGCTGGCGCTTCGACATCGCCGAAGGCAAGGCCGCCGAGGCGGACGCTTCGAAAACCGCGCCCGCCGCGAAGTCGCCGCCGGGCGATGGCGCGGGTCGACGTTTCTCCGGCGGGGGCAACCGTCCCGGGCGCGGTCGCCAATACACCTCGGCAATCTCGCCGGATGGAAAGCTCAAGGCCTTCTACCGGGACCACAATCTCTGGCTCAGCGACACGAATGGCGCGAACGAGCGCGCCCTCACGACCGAGGGCAGCGCGGCCAGGCGGCTCAAGTTCGGCACCGCGAGCTGGGTCTATGGCGAGGAGCTCGACCAGCTCACGGCGATGTGGTGGTCGCCCGACGGCAGGCGCGTCGCGTTCTATCGGTTCGACGAGTCGCAGGTGCGCGACTTCTTTCTCACGCTCAGCCACACGCGCATCAACACGGCGCTCGACTCCGAGCCTTATGTGAAAGCCGGCGCCACGAATCCCGTCGTCGACATCCTCATCCACGACCTCGACTCGAAGCGCACGATCACCGTGGATGCGCGCGACGGCAGGCCCTTCGACAACGGCGTCGTCGGCCATTATCTCTACGGCGTGTCGTGGACACAGGACGGACGGGAACTGCTTTTCCACCGCACGAACCGCCGCCAGAACATCATGGAATTCACCGCGGCGGATCCTGCCACGGGCAAGTGCCGCGTGGTGGTGCGCGAGGAATGGCCCGCGAGCTGGACGGAGAATTCGCCCGCGATCCGCTGGCTCAAGGACGGCAAGCGCTTCATCTGGACGAGCGAGCGCACGGGCTGGAAGAACTTCGAGCTGCGCCATCTCGACGGCCGCCTGCTCGCGGCGCTGACGAAGCACGAGTTCGAAGTCGCGACCATCGTGCGCCTCGACGAGGACGCGAACACGCTCCACTACATGGCCCGCAGCAGCGACAACCACATGAAGTTCCAGCTCCATCGCGTCGCACTCGACGGCACCGGCGAACGCCGCCTCACCGACCCGGCGTGGCATCACACCGTGGACCTCGCGCCGGACGCGAGGCACTTCGTGGACACGATCCAGCGGCACGACACGCCGCCGAGCACGCGCCTCGTGGACGCCGACGGCAAGGTTCTCGCCGAACTTGCCAAAAGCGACACGACGAAGTTCGACAAGCTCGGCCTCAAGCGCGTCGAACTGCTCACGTTCAAGGCAGCCGAGGGCACGAACGACCTCCACGGCCTCCTGCACTTCCCGTCGAACTTCGACCCGGCGAAGAAGTATCCGCTGCTCGTGAGCGTTTATGCGGGCCCGGCCACGAGCGCGGCGCGGGAGACCTTCGCCACGCCGAACACGCTCACGGAGTTTGGCTTTCTCGTCGCGTCGTTCGACTCGCGCAGCGCGAACGGCCGCGGCAAGCGCTTCCTCGACGCCATTTACCAGAAGCTCGGCCTCGTGGAAGTGGATGACCAGGCCGCCGGTGTGAAATCGCTCTGGTCGCGGCCTTACGTGAACCGCGGCCGCGTCGGCATGTTCGGCACGTCCTACGGCGGCACGGTTTCCGCCACCGCGCTGCTGCGGCACCCGGACGTGTTTCACGCGGCGTGCAGTTCATCGGCTGTCACCGATTACCGCAACTACGACAGCATCTACGCCGAGCGGTATATGTGGATTCCGCAGGAGGCCAAGGCCGCCTACGACGCCGCGTCCATCATGACTTACGCTCCGAACCTGAAGGGCCGGCTGATGCTCTTCTACGGCACGGCGGACAACAACGTGCACCCGTCGAACACGCTCCAGCTCGTGCAGGCGTTGCAGCGCGCGGGCAAGAGCTTCGACCTGCAAATCGGCCCCGACATCGGACACGCCGGCCTGAATCGCGACCGCATGATGGAGTTCTTCATTGAGAACCTCGTGATGCGATGA